From one Dama dama isolate Ldn47 chromosome 4, ASM3311817v1, whole genome shotgun sequence genomic stretch:
- the LOC133055088 gene encoding interferon lambda-4-like yields the protein MEGAGTADPARRCLLSHYRSLDPWALLAVKAVRDRYEAETLSWGPQNCSIRQKRNPPRPSSCAMLRRVARDLADAQAVLSSLPSPELFPGVGQTLELLAAAGRDVAACLELARPGSWRRSPPRPGRRPKTRRADSPRCHEATVIFHLLHLLAWDLRLVAHSGPCL from the exons ATGGAGGGTGCAGGCACCGCCGACCCAG CCCGGCGCTGCCTCCTCTCACATTATCGCTCCTTGGACCCCTGGGCGCTGCTGGCTGTTAAGGCAGTGAGGGACCGATAT GAAGCAGAGACGCTGAGCTGGGGGCCCCAAAACTGCTCGATCCGCCAGAAGAGGAACCCTCCTCGGCCGTCG TCCTGTGCGATGCTCCGTCGGGTGGCCCGCGACCTCGCCGACGCCCAGGCCGTGCTGAGCAGCCTGCCGAGCCCCGAGCTCTTCCCCGGCGTCGGGCAGACCCTGGAGCTGCTGGCGGCCGCGGGCCGGGACGTGGCGGCCTGC CTCGAGCTGGCCCGGCCAGGCTCCTGGAGGAGGTCCCCGCCGCGGCCCGGGAGGCGTCCCAAGACTCGCCGAGCT GACTCGCCTCGGTGCCACGAAGCCACCGTCATCTTCCACCTCCTGCACCTGCTCGCGTGGGACCTGCGGCTGGTGGCGCACTCGGGGCCTTGTCTGTGA
- the LOC133051096 gene encoding interferon lambda-3-like isoform X1, producing the protein MPHSDRDQRAGMKLADMAPGCMLVLVLMLLTAALSRTGAAPVPSAPRAVPPARGCHMAEFKSLSPQELQAFKTAKDAFEDSLLQKDWDCSARLFPRTRDLKHLQVWERPVALKAELALTLTVLEAMANSSLDHSLERPLLTLRYIHSKLQACVPAQPTASPRPRGRLHHWLHRLQEAQKKESQDCLEASVMFNLFRLLTQDLKCVAIGDQCV; encoded by the exons ATGCCCCATTCTGACAGAGACCAGAGAGCAGGAATGAAGCTGG CAGACATGGCCCCGGGCTGCatgctggtgctggtgctgatgCTGCTGACCGCGGCGCTGAGCAGGACAGGGGCAGCTCCTGTGCCCTCTGCCCCCAGGGCAGTGCCACCTGCCAGGGGCTGCCACATGGCCGAGTTCAAGTCTCTGTCCCCGCAAGAGCTGCAGGCCTTCAAGACGGCCAAGGATGCCTTT GAGGACTCACTCCTGCAGAAGGACTGGGACTGCAGCGCCCGCCTGTTCCCCAGGACCCGGGACCTGAAGCACCTGCAG GTGTGGGAGCGCCCCGTGGCTCTGAAGGCAGAGCTGGCCCTGACACTGACGGTCCTGGAGGCCATGGCTAACTCATCCCTGGACCACAGCCTGGAGCGGCCCCTTCTCACGCTGCGGTACATCCACTCCAAGCTCCAGGCCTGT gtcCCAGCTCAGCCCACAGCAAGCCCCAGGCCCCGGGGCCGCCTCCACCACTGGCTGCACCGGCTTCAGGAGGCCCAGAAGAAG GAGTCCCAGGACTGCCTCGAAGCCTCTGTGATGTTCAACCTCTTCCGCCTCCTCACCCAGGACCTGAAATGTGTTGCTATTGGAGACCAGTGTGTCTGA
- the LOC133051096 gene encoding interferon lambda-3-like isoform X2 yields the protein MPHSDRDQRAGMKLDMAPGCMLVLVLMLLTAALSRTGAAPVPSAPRAVPPARGCHMAEFKSLSPQELQAFKTAKDAFEDSLLQKDWDCSARLFPRTRDLKHLQVWERPVALKAELALTLTVLEAMANSSLDHSLERPLLTLRYIHSKLQACVPAQPTASPRPRGRLHHWLHRLQEAQKKESQDCLEASVMFNLFRLLTQDLKCVAIGDQCV from the exons ATGCCCCATTCTGACAGAGACCAGAGAGCAGGAATGAAGCTGG ACATGGCCCCGGGCTGCatgctggtgctggtgctgatgCTGCTGACCGCGGCGCTGAGCAGGACAGGGGCAGCTCCTGTGCCCTCTGCCCCCAGGGCAGTGCCACCTGCCAGGGGCTGCCACATGGCCGAGTTCAAGTCTCTGTCCCCGCAAGAGCTGCAGGCCTTCAAGACGGCCAAGGATGCCTTT GAGGACTCACTCCTGCAGAAGGACTGGGACTGCAGCGCCCGCCTGTTCCCCAGGACCCGGGACCTGAAGCACCTGCAG GTGTGGGAGCGCCCCGTGGCTCTGAAGGCAGAGCTGGCCCTGACACTGACGGTCCTGGAGGCCATGGCTAACTCATCCCTGGACCACAGCCTGGAGCGGCCCCTTCTCACGCTGCGGTACATCCACTCCAAGCTCCAGGCCTGT gtcCCAGCTCAGCCCACAGCAAGCCCCAGGCCCCGGGGCCGCCTCCACCACTGGCTGCACCGGCTTCAGGAGGCCCAGAAGAAG GAGTCCCAGGACTGCCTCGAAGCCTCTGTGATGTTCAACCTCTTCCGCCTCCTCACCCAGGACCTGAAATGTGTTGCTATTGGAGACCAGTGTGTCTGA